In the Aythya fuligula isolate bAytFul2 chromosome 8, bAytFul2.pri, whole genome shotgun sequence genome, one interval contains:
- the RO60 gene encoding 60 kDa SS-A/Ro ribonucleoprotein, whose translation MEDEANQVQSLNEKQVPNSESGYVWHVTDTNRLHRFLCFGSEGGTYCTKEQKLCFENAEALTRLIEEGRGCEVVQEIKTFSQEGRTAKQEPLLFALAICSQCSDAKTKQAAFKAVPEVCCIPTHLFTFIQFKKDLKEGMKCGMWGRALRKAVADWYNGKNGMAVALAVTKYKQRSGWSHKDLLRLSHLKPASEGIAIVTKYITKGWKDVQEAYKDKAVSAETEKLLKYLEAVDRVKHTKDELEVTHLIEEYGLVREHLLTNHLKSKEVWKALLKDMPISVLLRNLGKMTANSVLEPRSSEVAIICERLRNEKLLKKGRIHPFHILVALETYKAGHGNRGKLWWRPDEDILEALDASFYKTFKTIEPTGKRFLLAVDVSASMTQKVLGSVLNASTVAAVMCMVVARTEKDSHIVAFSHEIVPCPVTADMTLPQVLVKMYEIPMGTTDCSLPMIWAQKTQTAADVFIVFTDNETFAGNTHPATALREYREKMGIPAKLIVCGMTSNSFTIADPDDRGMLDICGFDTGALDVIQNFILDLI comes from the exons ATGGAGGACGAGGCAAACCAAGTGCAATCCCTGAATGAAAAGCAGGTGCCTAACTCCGAGAGTGGTTATGTGTGGCACGTCACCGATACGAATCGACTGCATCGTTTCTTGTGTTTTGGTTCAGAAGGTGGTACTTACTGCACCAAGGAGCAGAagctgtgctttgaaaatgcagaagctTTAACAAGGCTAATTGAAGAGGGTAGAGGTTGTGAAGTTGTTCAAGAAATAAAGACATTCAGTCAAGAAggcagaacagcaaaacagGAGCCCCTGCTTTTTGCTCTTGCAATCTGTTCGCAGTGTTctgatgcaaaaacaaaacaagccgCGTTTAAAGCTGTTCCTGAGGTGTGTTGCATACCAACTCATCTCTTTACTTTCATCCAATTTAAAAAAGATCTGAAGGAGGGCATGAAATGTGGCATGTGGGGCCGTGCACTGAGGAAAGCTGTTGCAGATTGGTACAATGGAAAGAATGGCATGGCTGTTGCTTTAGCAgttacaaaatataaacaaagaaGTGGTTGGTCTCATAAAGATCTCCTGAGATTGTCCCACCTAAAACCTGCCAGTGAAG gAATTGCTATAGTCACTAAATACATTACCAAAGGGTGGAAAGATGTCCAAGAAGCTTATAAAGACAAAGCAGTTTCTGCTGAGACTGAAAAACTTCTAAAGTATCTGGAGGCTGTGGACAGGGTGAAACACACAAAAGATGAATTGGAAGTTACTCATTTAATAGAGGAATATGGTCTGGTTAGAGAACATCTACTGACAAACCATCTGAAATCTAAAGAG GTTTGGAAGGCATTGCTGAAGGACATGCCCATTTCTGTATTATTGAGAAATTTAGGAAAGATGACAGCAAATTCAGTGCTTGAACCAAGAAGCTCAGAAGTGGCAATAATATGTGAAAGactaagaaatgagaaattattaaaaaag GGTAGAATACATCCATTCCATATATTGGTTGCATTAGAAACCTATAAAGCTGGACATGGAAACAGAGGGAAGCTTTGGTGGCGTCCTGATGAAGACATTTTAGAAGCTTTAGATGCTTCGTTCTACAAAACTTTCAAG acaaTTGAACCGACAGGGAAACGTTTCTTACTTGCAGTTGATGTCAGTGCATCAATGACCCAAAAAGTGTTGGGCAGTGTGCTGAATGCTAGCACGGTTGCAGCGGTGATGTGCATG GTTGTAGCACGTACTGAGAAGGATTCCCATATCGTTGCCTTTTCACATGAAATTGTCCCTTGCCCTGTGACAGCTGATATGACGTTACCTCAAGTTTTAGTGAAAATGTATGaa attCCAATGGGTACGACTGATTGTTCCCTTCCAATGATATGGgctcagaaaacacagacagCTGCTGATGTCTTCATTGTATTTACTGATAATGAGACATTTGCTGGAAATACTCATCCTGCAACAGCTCTTAGAGAGTACAGGGAG